A genome region from Clostridium pasteurianum includes the following:
- a CDS encoding toxic anion resistance protein, whose protein sequence is MRFNFNNDKEDNTVIKNDISNNDNNNISDTDKEIEDKIKQINEKLKNSPEVIEISKNLNVMDINSIMQFGNAPAEQISQFSDRILKTMKLSSVENSSALLKELTIIMSKFDKQELEEKPEGFFSKIFNSGKKTVQSILKKYQSFGTEIDRIYSRISSYKTEIMDTNKMLEEMFAQNFDYYIELEKYSAACELTIQEIEREDIPYWTEKAESGLQEDALKLQEVQYSLEMLKQRLYDLEMAKMVSMQTAPQIRTIQKGNYKLIGKIHSAFIVTLPVFKNGLIQAITLRRQKSVAKSMEALDKATNELLLKNANNIKDQSIDIAKITGSPSIKIETLEETWKIIMDGINETERIEEENKKLRDEGMNKLNNLKVEYLKKMK, encoded by the coding sequence ATGAGATTTAATTTTAATAATGATAAAGAAGATAACACAGTCATAAAAAATGATATCTCTAATAATGACAATAATAACATTTCCGACACAGATAAAGAAATAGAAGATAAAATAAAACAAATAAATGAAAAACTAAAAAACTCTCCAGAAGTAATTGAAATTTCAAAGAATCTGAACGTAATGGATATAAATTCAATAATGCAATTTGGTAATGCTCCTGCTGAACAAATTTCACAGTTTTCAGATAGAATATTAAAAACAATGAAGCTAAGTAGTGTTGAAAACTCCAGTGCTCTTTTAAAGGAATTGACTATAATAATGAGCAAATTTGATAAGCAGGAACTTGAGGAAAAACCAGAAGGATTTTTTTCAAAAATATTTAATTCCGGCAAAAAAACAGTTCAGAGCATTTTAAAGAAATATCAGAGCTTTGGAACTGAAATAGACAGAATCTATTCTAGGATAAGCTCCTACAAAACAGAAATAATGGATACTAACAAAATGCTTGAAGAAATGTTTGCTCAAAATTTTGATTATTACATAGAGCTTGAAAAATATTCTGCTGCCTGTGAACTTACAATACAAGAAATAGAACGTGAAGACATACCTTATTGGACTGAAAAGGCAGAAAGTGGTCTTCAAGAAGATGCCCTTAAACTTCAAGAAGTGCAGTATTCACTTGAAATGTTAAAACAAAGACTTTATGATCTTGAAATGGCAAAAATGGTTTCTATGCAAACAGCTCCTCAAATACGAACAATACAGAAAGGTAACTATAAACTGATAGGTAAAATTCATTCTGCTTTTATAGTAACTCTACCAGTATTTAAAAATGGTCTAATACAGGCTATAACTTTAAGAAGACAAAAATCAGTAGCAAAATCCATGGAAGCTTTAGATAAGGCTACAAATGAACTTCTTTTAAAAAATGCCAATAATATAAAAGACCAAAGTATTGATATAGCAAAAATAACCGGTTCTCCATCAATAAAAATCGAGACACTTGAAGAAACATGGAAAATAATAATGGATGGAATTAATGAGACAGAAAGAATAGAAGAAGAAAATAAAAAGCTCCGTGATGAGGGTATGAATAAACTTAATAATTTAAAAGTTGAATACTTGAAAAAGATGAAGTAA
- a CDS encoding YceG family protein — protein sequence MSHLNEDNNKYETDNRTETYAFKATKEFKEKFHDKDSYYYEPWQFADYEVCADTLKTTYDEINIWSSEEAVIRPGWKIEGNKVHVPNIFSKISGVYEDVVKYRDDINTLVDQQNVLFFKRFPMFRIFPPGNIVKIYSSLLNKKGQIDKERLLTSEYWKYTSLKSGLQENIADRILEFCALPDFWKAKCFSINIRFSLLDKFTNFLMYKNDKSARERLMMKISILSIMLNLDNRLLNILQNFDYPLNVPKIILYNNGKSGNFSFSDAVILMFMNSMGVDVVIFNPAGTNDIENFIDESYFDLHRLQFINQNLRYKRNNFFTYLIRKIKIFFKRG from the coding sequence GTGTCTCACTTAAATGAAGACAATAATAAATATGAAACAGACAATCGAACCGAAACTTACGCCTTTAAAGCTACAAAAGAATTCAAAGAAAAATTTCATGATAAAGATTCTTATTATTATGAACCATGGCAATTTGCTGACTATGAAGTTTGTGCAGATACTCTAAAAACCACTTACGATGAAATAAATATATGGAGCTCTGAAGAAGCAGTTATACGTCCTGGATGGAAAATAGAAGGTAATAAAGTTCATGTGCCTAATATTTTTTCTAAAATAAGTGGTGTATATGAAGATGTAGTAAAATATAGAGATGATATAAATACTCTTGTGGATCAGCAAAATGTACTTTTTTTCAAACGCTTTCCAATGTTTCGTATCTTTCCTCCAGGCAACATAGTTAAAATTTATTCATCGCTTTTGAATAAAAAGGGCCAAATAGATAAGGAGAGGCTCCTTACTTCAGAATACTGGAAATATACTTCTCTAAAATCAGGGCTGCAGGAAAATATAGCTGATAGGATACTTGAATTTTGTGCCTTACCTGATTTTTGGAAAGCAAAATGTTTTTCCATAAATATAAGATTTTCTTTACTTGATAAATTCACCAACTTTCTCATGTACAAAAATGATAAAAGTGCTAGAGAAAGACTTATGATGAAAATATCTATATTAAGTATCATGCTAAATCTCGACAACAGGCTGCTTAATATATTGCAGAATTTTGATTACCCTCTTAATGTTCCTAAAATCATATTATATAACAACGGAAAAAGCGGTAATTTTTCTTTTTCAGATGCTGTAATATTGATGTTCATGAACTCCATGGGCGTAGATGTTGTAATCTTTAATCCTGCTGGAACAAATGATATAGAAAATTTTATAGATGAATCCTATTTTGATTTACATAGACTTCAATTTATAAATCAAAATCTTAGATATAAAAGAAACAACTTTTTTACATACCTAATTAGAAAAATTAAAATATTCTTTAAAAGGGGATGA
- a CDS encoding SDR family NAD(P)-dependent oxidoreductase, translating into MSTKHMVLITGASTGIGREMAKIFAQNGFSIVIAARNRSKLIELSDEIKKKYTVEVLVMPKDLSIKNSAKELFDEIREKNIEIDTLVNNAGMGDCGFFHESSVDKDTEMIELNITSLTILTRIFSEDMVRHGSGKILNVASTGAYMPGPFIAVYYATKAYVLSFTEAIANELKEFNIQVSALCPGATITEFAKRAGKLELKGAMSAESVARIGFTEFMKGKQVIIPGFFNKVGLLFSKFLPRRILAYVIGKTQRKLHIG; encoded by the coding sequence ATGAGCACAAAACATATGGTTCTTATAACAGGGGCTTCTACAGGGATTGGACGTGAAATGGCAAAAATATTTGCTCAAAATGGATTTAGCATTGTGATTGCAGCTAGAAATAGGTCTAAATTGATTGAACTGTCTGATGAAATTAAAAAGAAGTATACGGTAGAAGTTTTAGTAATGCCAAAGGACTTATCTATTAAAAATTCAGCTAAAGAACTTTTTGATGAAATAAGAGAGAAGAATATTGAAATAGATACACTTGTAAATAATGCAGGTATGGGAGATTGTGGCTTTTTTCATGAATCTAGTGTGGATAAAGATACAGAAATGATTGAACTTAATATAACTTCTTTGACCATTTTAACCAGAATTTTTTCTGAAGATATGGTAAGACACGGCAGCGGAAAAATATTAAATGTAGCTTCAACTGGTGCATATATGCCAGGACCATTTATTGCAGTTTATTATGCTACAAAGGCTTATGTTTTATCATTTACTGAAGCTATTGCAAATGAACTTAAAGAATTTAATATACAGGTATCGGCGCTTTGCCCCGGGGCTACTATTACTGAATTTGCTAAGAGAGCAGGAAAGTTAGAACTTAAGGGAGCTATGAGTGCAGAAAGTGTGGCTAGAATTGGCTTTACAGAATTTATGAAAGGAAAACAAGTTATAATTCCAGGATTTTTTAATAAAGTAGGATTATTATTTTCAAAATTTCTCCCTAGAAGGATTTTAGCATACGTAATTGGAAAAACGCAAAGAAAGTTGCACATAGGGTAA